In one window of Sinorhizobium chiapasense DNA:
- a CDS encoding ABC transporter ATP-binding protein — MSKAAEIDIASVSKIYGTTTAVHSISLKIPAGSYCCFLGPSGCGKTSTLRMIAGHESISSGDIRLGNTVVTDFPPAKRGTAMMFQSYALFPHLDLVDNVAFSLKMKGVEKDERRAKALEILKLMQMEAYATRRPAQLSGGQQQRVALARALITDPEALLLDEPLSALDPFLKVRMRAELKKLQKTLGITFVHVTHSQEEAMALADLIVIMNNGRIEQAAKPRTVFEKPATAFVARFMGDHNVLSGRVTKIEDGIVTLHVPEGQSFTVRDIAQEVGKPIDIGIRTDRVRLEPASEKSLGFQGIVSNVEYRGASVKITVIGAGSDDFTVILSDADYFKRPVSVGDAVSLSWALEDVIPLGHLSA; from the coding sequence ATGTCAAAAGCGGCAGAGATCGATATTGCCTCCGTTTCCAAGATCTACGGAACGACTACCGCCGTCCATTCGATAAGCCTGAAGATCCCCGCCGGCAGCTATTGCTGCTTTCTCGGACCTTCCGGCTGCGGCAAGACATCGACACTGCGTATGATTGCCGGTCACGAGAGTATTTCGTCCGGCGACATTCGCCTCGGCAACACGGTGGTCACGGATTTTCCGCCGGCGAAGCGCGGCACCGCAATGATGTTTCAATCCTACGCGCTGTTCCCTCATCTCGATCTCGTCGACAACGTCGCATTCAGCCTGAAGATGAAGGGCGTCGAAAAGGACGAGCGCCGGGCGAAGGCGCTGGAAATACTGAAGCTGATGCAGATGGAAGCCTATGCGACGCGCCGCCCGGCGCAGCTTTCGGGCGGCCAGCAACAGCGCGTGGCGCTCGCCCGGGCGCTCATCACTGATCCGGAGGCGCTGCTGCTCGATGAGCCGCTTTCCGCGCTCGACCCGTTCCTGAAGGTCCGGATGCGGGCGGAGCTGAAGAAGCTGCAAAAGACGCTTGGCATCACCTTCGTGCACGTGACCCACAGCCAGGAAGAGGCAATGGCGCTCGCCGACCTGATCGTCATCATGAACAACGGTCGGATCGAGCAGGCGGCGAAGCCACGGACCGTTTTCGAAAAGCCGGCGACCGCTTTCGTCGCGCGCTTCATGGGCGACCATAACGTGCTTTCGGGCCGCGTGACGAAGATCGAAGATGGCATCGTGACGCTTCACGTGCCGGAAGGCCAGAGCTTCACCGTGCGCGATATCGCGCAGGAGGTCGGCAAGCCAATCGATATCGGCATCCGCACCGACCGCGTCCGTCTTGAGCCGGCCTCGGAAAAGTCGCTCGGCTTCCAGGGCATCGTGTCGAATGTCGAATATCGCGGCGCTTCCGTGAAAATCACCGTGATCGGTGCAGGCAGCGACGACTTCACCGTGATCCTCTCCGACGCCGACTATTTCAAGAGGCCCGTGTCCGTCGGCGATGCGGTGTCCTTGAGCTGGGCCCTGGAGGACGTGATCCCTCTCGGCCATCTTTCAGCATAG
- a CDS encoding GntR family transcriptional regulator — MTSSNLATSENAVEIGASHIRDSIREAIVERRLAPGTKLSENDVGGLFNVSRTVVRAALQALSYEGLVTVEKNRGAFVAYPSIAEAQQIFATRRLIEPGILREATRHLGKRQIKELRALLAEEERLTSERGQSARRAEIKASGDFHLALAAITGNAILQRFMDELIARSSLVIALYGQSVVSSCGHAEHQQIIDALESGDIEAACRLMLDHINHIEADLDLQAKQSGDLKDVLRL, encoded by the coding sequence ATGACCTCATCAAACCTCGCCACCTCCGAAAACGCCGTCGAAATCGGTGCTTCCCATATCCGCGACTCGATCCGTGAGGCGATCGTCGAGCGGCGTCTCGCGCCCGGCACCAAGCTTTCCGAAAACGATGTTGGCGGCCTTTTCAATGTCAGTCGCACCGTCGTTCGAGCCGCACTCCAGGCGCTCTCTTACGAAGGGCTTGTCACGGTCGAAAAAAATCGGGGCGCCTTTGTCGCCTATCCTTCGATTGCCGAGGCGCAGCAGATTTTTGCGACTCGCCGGCTTATCGAGCCGGGCATCTTGCGCGAAGCGACCCGTCACCTAGGGAAGCGGCAGATCAAGGAGCTGCGTGCGCTGCTTGCCGAAGAGGAGCGGTTGACAAGCGAGCGCGGCCAGTCGGCGCGTCGTGCCGAGATCAAGGCCTCCGGCGACTTCCACCTGGCGCTCGCGGCGATCACCGGAAATGCCATTCTCCAGCGTTTCATGGACGAACTCATTGCACGGTCCTCGCTGGTGATTGCGCTTTACGGCCAGTCCGTGGTCTCAAGCTGCGGCCACGCCGAGCATCAGCAGATTATCGACGCGTTGGAGAGCGGCGATATCGAGGCTGCCTGCAGGCTGATGCTCGATCATATCAACCATATTGAGGCCGACCTCGATCTCCAAGCGAAGCAAAGCGGTGATCTGAAAGACGTTCTGCGTCTCTAG
- a CDS encoding aldehyde dehydrogenase family protein, with translation MSVARYFDEMSYGPAPEADTEARQWLARHKGEFGHFINGAFVASASGKTFDTYEPATGALLAKIALGGREDVNGAVAAARRAQGAWAKLPGHARARHLYALARMIQRHARLIAVVEAIDNGKPIRETRDIDIPLAARHFYHHAGWAQLQESEFADQVPVGVVGQVIPWNFPFLMLAWKVAPALALGNTVILKPAEFTPLTALLFAELAAAAGLPPGVLNVVTGEGETGALIVEHEDIDKIAFTGSTEVGRLIREKTAGTGKSLTLELGGKSPFIIFDDADIDGAVEGVVDAIWFNQGQVCCAGSRLLVQEGIAPLFYERLKRRMGTLRVGHPLDKAIDMAAIVAPVQLQRIESLVTQGVTEGAFLHQPKIELPRGGSFYPPTLLTNVQPTSIVATEEIFGPVAVSMTFRTPEEAIQLANHTRYGLAASVWSETIGLALHVAAKLAAGVVWVNATNLFDAAAGFGGKRESGFGREGGREGCYEYLKPKAWVGRKLRAAPAEPAFKQAAGDFAMPALDRTAKLFIGGKQARPDGNYSRPVLSAKGKVIGEVGEGNRKDIRNAVVAAQAASAWSSATTHNRAQILYYIAENLSSRAAEFADRIGAMTGASAAGARAEVDASIARLFTYGAWADKYEGVVHQPPLRGVALAMPEPQGVVGAICPPEAPLLGLISLVAPLIAVGNRVIAVPSEQHPLAATDFYSVLETSDVPAGVINIVTGSAVELAKTLAAHNDVDALWAFGSPELSKLVERLSVGNLKRTFVDYGKAIDWMDRTAAEGPAFLRRAVDVKNIWIPYGE, from the coding sequence ATGAGCGTTGCCAGGTATTTTGACGAAATGTCCTATGGTCCCGCACCCGAGGCCGATACGGAAGCACGCCAGTGGCTTGCGCGCCACAAGGGCGAGTTCGGCCACTTTATCAACGGCGCCTTCGTCGCTTCGGCGTCTGGAAAGACGTTCGATACCTACGAGCCGGCGACCGGCGCGTTGCTCGCCAAGATTGCACTCGGCGGACGCGAGGACGTCAACGGCGCCGTTGCCGCCGCCCGCAGGGCGCAGGGCGCCTGGGCGAAGCTACCCGGCCATGCCCGCGCGCGTCATCTCTATGCGCTGGCGCGAATGATCCAGCGCCACGCGCGTCTCATCGCAGTGGTCGAGGCGATCGACAACGGCAAGCCGATCCGCGAGACACGCGACATCGATATCCCGCTGGCCGCCCGTCACTTCTACCATCATGCCGGCTGGGCGCAGCTGCAGGAGTCCGAGTTTGCCGATCAGGTGCCGGTCGGCGTCGTCGGCCAGGTCATCCCGTGGAACTTCCCCTTCCTGATGCTTGCCTGGAAGGTCGCGCCGGCATTGGCGCTCGGCAACACCGTCATCTTGAAGCCGGCCGAATTCACGCCGCTGACGGCGCTGCTCTTCGCCGAACTCGCCGCAGCAGCCGGGCTGCCGCCGGGCGTCCTCAATGTGGTGACGGGCGAGGGCGAAACCGGCGCGCTGATTGTCGAGCACGAAGATATCGACAAGATCGCCTTCACCGGTTCGACCGAGGTCGGGCGCCTCATCCGTGAGAAGACCGCCGGAACCGGCAAGTCGCTGACGCTCGAGCTTGGCGGCAAATCGCCCTTCATCATCTTCGACGATGCCGATATCGACGGCGCGGTCGAGGGCGTGGTCGATGCCATCTGGTTCAACCAAGGCCAGGTCTGCTGTGCCGGTTCGCGCCTTCTCGTCCAGGAGGGCATTGCGCCGCTGTTTTATGAGCGGCTGAAGCGGCGCATGGGAACCCTGCGCGTCGGTCATCCGCTGGACAAGGCGATCGACATGGCGGCAATCGTCGCGCCGGTGCAGCTGCAGCGGATCGAAAGTCTCGTCACCCAGGGCGTTACCGAGGGCGCGTTCCTGCATCAGCCGAAGATCGAACTCCCGAGGGGCGGCAGTTTCTATCCGCCGACGCTGCTCACCAATGTCCAGCCGACATCGATCGTCGCCACGGAGGAAATCTTCGGACCGGTGGCCGTTTCGATGACTTTCCGCACGCCGGAAGAGGCGATCCAGCTCGCCAATCATACGCGCTACGGCCTTGCCGCCAGCGTCTGGAGTGAAACCATCGGGCTCGCCTTGCACGTGGCCGCGAAGCTCGCGGCCGGTGTCGTCTGGGTTAATGCCACCAATCTCTTCGATGCGGCGGCCGGCTTCGGCGGCAAGCGCGAGTCAGGCTTCGGCCGTGAGGGCGGGCGCGAGGGATGCTATGAATATCTGAAGCCGAAGGCGTGGGTCGGGCGCAAGCTCCGTGCTGCTCCAGCCGAACCCGCCTTTAAACAGGCGGCAGGCGACTTCGCCATGCCGGCGCTCGACCGCACCGCCAAACTCTTCATCGGCGGTAAGCAGGCGCGGCCGGATGGAAACTATTCGCGACCGGTGCTCTCCGCCAAAGGCAAGGTGATCGGCGAGGTCGGCGAAGGCAACCGCAAGGATATCCGCAACGCCGTCGTCGCGGCGCAGGCCGCATCAGCCTGGTCTTCGGCAACGACACATAACCGCGCGCAGATCCTCTATTACATTGCAGAAAACCTGAGCAGCCGTGCGGCGGAATTTGCCGATCGCATTGGCGCGATGACCGGCGCCTCGGCCGCCGGTGCCAGGGCCGAGGTCGATGCCTCGATCGCGCGTCTCTTCACCTATGGCGCTTGGGCCGACAAGTACGAGGGCGTCGTGCACCAGCCGCCGCTGCGCGGCGTCGCGCTGGCGATGCCGGAGCCGCAGGGCGTCGTCGGCGCGATCTGCCCGCCCGAGGCCCCGCTGCTCGGCCTCATCAGCCTCGTCGCGCCGTTGATCGCCGTCGGCAACCGCGTGATAGCCGTTCCGAGCGAGCAGCATCCGCTGGCGGCAACGGATTTCTATTCCGTGCTCGAAACATCGGATGTGCCGGCCGGCGTTATCAATATCGTCACCGGATCGGCCGTAGAGCTCGCCAAGACGC
- a CDS encoding aspartate/glutamate racemase family protein, with amino-acid sequence MRILIVNPNTTASMTEKAAQAACAVAGHGTEIVAATSRNGPASIEGHYDGAIAVPGLLLELRAGQAAGADAAIIACFDDTGLEAARTLADIPVLGLCESAVMTAALLAQRFTVVTTLERSRVLIEDLVIRYGMAGRAKVRAADIPVLDLEDKASGALAKLRRQIELALTEDGAEAIVLGCAGMADLAHVLQREYGVPVVDGVAAAVKQAEALVSQGLTTSKRGSYAAPLPKAFAGSMQAFAPEPPLR; translated from the coding sequence ATGCGCATTCTGATCGTCAATCCGAACACCACCGCCTCAATGACGGAAAAGGCCGCGCAAGCGGCATGCGCCGTCGCCGGACACGGGACGGAAATCGTCGCGGCGACCTCCAGAAACGGGCCCGCCTCGATCGAGGGCCATTATGACGGCGCTATCGCCGTGCCGGGCCTGCTTCTCGAACTCCGTGCGGGACAGGCAGCCGGCGCCGACGCCGCCATCATCGCCTGTTTCGATGACACCGGCCTCGAGGCGGCGCGCACGCTCGCCGACATCCCGGTGCTGGGGCTCTGCGAATCCGCCGTGATGACGGCTGCGCTTCTTGCCCAGCGCTTTACGGTCGTCACCACGCTGGAGCGCTCTCGCGTTCTCATCGAAGACCTCGTCATACGCTATGGCATGGCTGGCCGCGCAAAGGTACGCGCTGCCGATATTCCCGTGCTCGATCTTGAGGACAAGGCGTCCGGCGCACTCGCCAAGCTCAGGCGCCAGATCGAACTGGCACTTACCGAAGACGGAGCCGAAGCGATCGTTCTCGGCTGCGCCGGCATGGCCGATCTGGCACACGTGCTGCAGCGCGAATACGGCGTGCCGGTCGTCGACGGCGTGGCGGCGGCGGTCAAGCAGGCGGAGGCGCTCGTCTCGCAGGGGCTTACGACCAGCAAGCGCGGCTCCTATGCTGCGCCACTTCCAAAAGCCTTTGCGGGCTCGATGCAGGCCTTCGCGCCGGAACCGCCTTTGCGCTGA
- a CDS encoding ABC transporter substrate-binding protein, translating to MTTEANSLKAQKGISRRSLLKTGAAAVGAIAGSGAITGFPTIWAQNPITLRQFGTGVSNINAIAEKCKQDLGITLEMTATDSDAAAQRAVTQPDSYDIADIEYWIAKKVFPAGVMQPMDVTRIKYYDKIVPLFINGKLKPDSVIAQGTAPHTVGFVEAQDSKTFAKEPTQWMTLIPTIYNADTLGIRPDLVGREITTWADIMDPAFKGKAAILNIPSIGIMDAAMIMEAMGKIKYADKGNMTTDEIDQTIDFLIKAKQGGQFRAFWKSFDESVNLMASGEVVIQSMWSPAVAAVRSKGVACKYQPLKEGYRAWGGGLGLAAHLQGAQLDAAYEYINWYLSGWVGAYLNRQGYYSAAMETAKAHMSEDEWGFWVEGKPAKGDILSPEGKVMEKAGAVRDGGSFEKRMGKVACWNSVMDEDRYMVRRWNEFIAA from the coding sequence ATGACAACCGAAGCCAATTCATTGAAAGCTCAAAAGGGTATCTCTCGGCGCTCGCTGCTTAAGACCGGCGCTGCCGCCGTCGGCGCCATCGCCGGATCCGGTGCGATCACCGGCTTCCCGACCATCTGGGCGCAGAACCCGATCACGCTCCGCCAGTTCGGTACCGGCGTTTCGAACATCAACGCGATCGCCGAGAAGTGCAAACAGGACCTCGGCATCACGCTGGAAATGACGGCGACCGACTCCGACGCAGCCGCCCAGCGCGCCGTCACCCAGCCGGACTCCTACGACATCGCCGACATCGAATACTGGATCGCCAAGAAGGTCTTCCCGGCTGGCGTCATGCAGCCGATGGATGTCACCAGGATCAAATATTACGACAAGATCGTGCCGCTCTTCATCAACGGCAAGCTGAAGCCCGACAGCGTGATCGCCCAGGGCACCGCGCCGCACACCGTCGGCTTCGTCGAAGCGCAGGATTCCAAGACCTTCGCCAAGGAGCCGACGCAGTGGATGACGCTCATCCCGACCATCTACAATGCCGACACGCTCGGCATTCGCCCGGACCTCGTCGGCCGCGAGATCACCACCTGGGCTGACATCATGGATCCCGCCTTCAAGGGCAAGGCGGCGATCCTCAACATCCCGTCGATCGGCATCATGGACGCCGCCATGATCATGGAGGCCATGGGCAAGATCAAATATGCCGACAAGGGCAACATGACGACGGACGAGATCGACCAGACGATCGATTTCCTCATCAAGGCCAAGCAGGGCGGCCAATTCCGTGCTTTCTGGAAGTCCTTCGACGAGAGCGTCAACCTCATGGCCTCGGGCGAGGTAGTCATCCAGTCCATGTGGTCGCCGGCGGTCGCCGCCGTCCGCTCCAAGGGGGTCGCCTGCAAGTACCAGCCGCTGAAGGAAGGTTACCGCGCCTGGGGCGGCGGCCTCGGTCTTGCCGCCCATTTGCAAGGCGCTCAGCTCGACGCCGCTTACGAATATATCAACTGGTATCTCTCCGGCTGGGTCGGCGCCTATCTCAACCGCCAGGGCTACTATTCCGCCGCTATGGAGACGGCCAAGGCGCATATGTCAGAGGACGAGTGGGGCTTCTGGGTCGAAGGCAAGCCGGCAAAGGGCGACATCCTCTCCCCAGAAGGCAAGGTCATGGAAAAGGCTGGCGCGGTGCGCGACGGCGGCTCGTTCGAGAAACGCATGGGCAAAGTCGCGTGCTGGAACTCGGTGATGGACGAGGACCGTTACATGGTTCGCCGCTGGAACGAGTTCATCGCGGCGTAG
- the deoC gene encoding deoxyribose-phosphate aldolase, whose protein sequence is MEDLAVKSTAARPAETAGVGHNWPRNDGVELDLSWVVDQRVNLSAAERRVATLPGRRTVKKDAQAAWLLKAVTCIDLTTLNGDDTTERVKRLCAKARQPVRQDILAALGMGDRGITTGAVCVYHRFVSTAVEALEGSGVPVAAVSTGFPAGLVPHDVKLKEIEASVADGAREIDIVITREHVLTGNWQALYDEMRDFRAACGDAHVKAILATGDLKTLRNVARASLVCMMAGADFIKTSTGKEGVNATLLVTLVMLRMIRAYQERTGLKVGYKPAGGISAAKDVLNYQFLMKDELGREWLEPDLFRVGASSLLADIERQLEHHVSGAYSALNRHPIG, encoded by the coding sequence TTGGAAGACCTTGCTGTGAAGAGCACGGCGGCGAGACCTGCTGAGACCGCCGGCGTCGGTCACAATTGGCCGCGCAACGATGGCGTCGAGCTCGACCTTTCCTGGGTGGTCGATCAGCGCGTCAATCTGTCGGCGGCGGAGCGGCGCGTTGCGACGCTGCCGGGGCGGCGCACCGTCAAGAAGGACGCCCAGGCCGCCTGGCTGCTGAAGGCCGTGACCTGCATCGATCTCACTACGCTCAATGGCGACGACACGACCGAGCGTGTCAAACGGCTGTGCGCCAAGGCGCGCCAGCCCGTGCGCCAGGACATTCTCGCGGCGCTCGGCATGGGCGATCGCGGCATCACGACTGGCGCCGTCTGCGTCTACCATCGTTTCGTTTCGACCGCCGTCGAGGCGCTCGAGGGTTCCGGCGTCCCGGTTGCCGCGGTCTCCACCGGCTTTCCGGCGGGTCTTGTGCCGCACGACGTGAAGCTGAAGGAAATCGAGGCCTCGGTCGCCGATGGCGCGCGCGAGATCGATATCGTCATCACGCGCGAGCATGTGCTGACCGGCAATTGGCAGGCGCTCTATGACGAGATGCGCGATTTCCGTGCGGCATGCGGCGACGCCCATGTCAAGGCGATCCTCGCGACCGGCGATCTCAAGACGCTGCGCAACGTGGCCCGCGCATCGCTCGTCTGCATGATGGCCGGCGCCGACTTCATCAAGACCTCGACCGGCAAGGAAGGCGTCAACGCGACGCTGCTCGTGACGCTCGTCATGCTCAGGATGATCCGGGCCTATCAGGAGCGCACCGGACTCAAGGTCGGCTACAAGCCGGCCGGCGGCATTTCGGCGGCAAAAGACGTGCTGAACTACCAGTTCCTTATGAAGGACGAACTAGGGCGTGAGTGGCTGGAGCCGGATCTCTTCCGCGTCGGGGCATCGAGCCTGCTTGCCGACATCGAGCGCCAGCTGGAACATCACGTCAGCGGCGCCTACTCGGCCCTTAACAGACACCCGATAGGATAA
- a CDS encoding ABC transporter permease — protein MSHDRRTLEFYVLTGFFALFVLFLYGPLSAVLILSFQGPDGGLTFPLNGVSLHWFYNLFEKQAVGDFGASFRRSFTLGLMVMVVNVVVALLAGLAFRHRFRGSTTLFYVTVASLVVPSIIISLGIGVVFQQFGLKPAWYSSGFGAHLTWTLPFGVLIMFAVFNRFSPAYEEAARDLGATPWQTYRHVVLPMIAPSLIGVGLFGFTLSYDEFARTLMTSGTYNTLPLEIYGMTTNVTTPVLYALGTVTTLFSFTIILVALAVILVLRRRQAKIS, from the coding sequence GTGAGCCACGATAGACGGACATTGGAGTTCTATGTGCTGACCGGCTTCTTCGCGCTGTTCGTGCTGTTCCTTTACGGGCCGCTGTCGGCGGTGCTGATCCTCTCCTTCCAGGGGCCTGACGGCGGTCTCACCTTTCCGCTGAACGGCGTTTCGCTGCACTGGTTCTACAACCTCTTCGAAAAGCAGGCTGTCGGAGATTTCGGTGCCTCGTTCCGCCGGTCCTTCACGCTCGGGCTGATGGTCATGGTCGTCAACGTCGTCGTAGCGCTGTTGGCGGGGCTCGCCTTCCGCCACCGCTTCCGCGGCTCGACCACACTCTTCTACGTGACGGTCGCGAGTCTCGTCGTACCTTCGATCATCATTTCGCTTGGCATCGGCGTCGTCTTCCAGCAGTTCGGGCTGAAGCCCGCCTGGTATTCTTCCGGCTTCGGCGCGCACCTCACCTGGACGCTGCCTTTCGGCGTACTGATCATGTTCGCCGTCTTCAACCGCTTCTCGCCGGCCTATGAGGAAGCCGCCCGCGACCTCGGCGCAACACCATGGCAGACCTACCGTCATGTCGTGCTGCCGATGATCGCGCCGAGCCTCATCGGCGTCGGCCTCTTCGGCTTTACCCTCTCCTATGACGAGTTCGCCCGCACGCTGATGACGTCGGGCACCTACAACACGCTGCCGCTCGAAATCTACGGCATGACAACCAACGTGACGACGCCGGTGCTCTACGCCCTTGGCACGGTCACGACATTGTTTTCCTTCACCATCATCCTCGTCGCTCTCGCCGTCATTCTCGTGCTGAGGCGCCGGCAGGCAAAGATAAGCTGA
- a CDS encoding ABC transporter permease produces MATIATSQSAEVTAGKAPRALGAPGWLIAYLQATPLILILGFFFILPILTIFVVSFWDYDFAGLYPDFLTMNYTDTLGSWVTWKTYLNTLKFTAITWALTLAIGFWAAYFLAFHIRTTTMQMVLFLVCTVPFLTSNIIRMISWIPVLGRNGLVNSTLIQLGIIPEPIEWLLYSDFAVVLAMVHLNTLFMVTPIFNTLMRIDRSLIEAARDCGASGSQILWNVILPLAKPGMAIGSIFVVTLVMADFSTVQVMSGGQSASVALMMKNQMSLLQYPAAAANAVVLLIVVLLMVAAILRVVDIRKEL; encoded by the coding sequence ATGGCGACAATTGCGACTTCGCAATCAGCAGAGGTCACGGCGGGCAAGGCACCCCGCGCCCTTGGCGCACCCGGGTGGCTGATCGCCTACCTGCAGGCCACCCCCCTCATCCTGATCCTCGGCTTCTTCTTCATCCTGCCGATCCTCACGATCTTCGTCGTCAGCTTCTGGGACTACGACTTCGCCGGGCTCTATCCCGATTTCCTGACGATGAACTATACCGACACGCTCGGTTCGTGGGTGACGTGGAAGACCTATCTCAACACACTGAAATTCACGGCGATCACCTGGGCGCTGACGCTCGCGATCGGCTTCTGGGCCGCCTATTTCCTTGCCTTCCATATCCGCACGACGACGATGCAGATGGTGCTTTTCCTCGTCTGCACCGTGCCGTTCCTCACCTCCAATATCATCCGCATGATCTCCTGGATCCCGGTTCTCGGCCGCAACGGCCTCGTCAACTCGACATTGATCCAACTCGGCATCATCCCTGAGCCGATCGAATGGCTGCTCTATTCCGATTTCGCCGTCGTGCTCGCCATGGTGCATCTCAACACGCTCTTTATGGTGACGCCGATCTTCAACACGCTGATGCGTATCGATCGCTCGCTGATCGAGGCCGCGCGCGATTGCGGCGCGAGCGGTTCACAGATCCTCTGGAACGTCATTCTGCCGCTCGCAAAGCCCGGCATGGCAATCGGCTCGATCTTCGTCGTGACGCTGGTGATGGCGGATTTTTCCACCGTGCAGGTCATGTCCGGCGGGCAGAGCGCGTCGGTGGCGCTGATGATGAAGAACCAGATGTCGTTGCTGCAGTACCCGGCGGCAGCCGCCAACGCCGTCGTGCTGCTGATCGTCGTGCTTTTGATGGTCGCCGCGATCCTCCGGGTCGTCGACATCCGAAAGGAGCTCTGA
- a CDS encoding DeoR family transcriptional regulator translates to MANRKSTRITTLTDALSARRVLHLKEAAVLLGVSEMTVRRDIADNPGLFGYLGGHIVPAADIESDVPYELARAADSHAAAKREACAHAARYILPDETIFIDCGTTLEYLVDLIPENYSITAVCYSLNAADRLTRKPNVRIVMLGGLYHPSSASFSGDSGLETLDRLGINVAFLSAAGIDQQRGATCVHFHEVPIKQKVISLARENYLVVDRSKIGKLKPAFFAPTGAFRAIITEDGETAVA, encoded by the coding sequence ATGGCCAACCGCAAGTCGACGCGTATCACGACCTTGACCGACGCGCTTTCGGCGCGGCGCGTGCTGCATCTGAAAGAGGCTGCCGTTTTGCTTGGCGTGTCGGAAATGACGGTACGTCGCGACATTGCCGACAATCCCGGGCTTTTCGGCTATCTCGGGGGTCACATCGTTCCCGCGGCCGATATCGAAAGCGACGTTCCCTATGAACTCGCGCGCGCGGCCGACAGTCATGCGGCCGCCAAGCGTGAGGCCTGCGCCCATGCTGCACGATACATTCTTCCCGACGAGACGATCTTCATCGACTGCGGCACGACGCTTGAATATCTCGTCGACCTCATTCCGGAAAATTATTCAATAACCGCAGTCTGTTATTCTTTGAACGCGGCCGACCGCCTGACCCGGAAACCCAATGTGCGGATCGTCATGCTGGGTGGTCTTTATCATCCGTCGTCGGCATCCTTCTCAGGCGATTCCGGCCTGGAGACGCTTGATCGGCTTGGCATCAATGTCGCGTTTCTCTCGGCCGCCGGGATCGACCAACAGCGGGGAGCGACCTGCGTTCATTTCCATGAGGTGCCGATCAAACAGAAGGTGATCTCGCTCGCCCGGGAAAATTACCTTGTTGTCGATCGCAGCAAGATCGGCAAGCTGAAGCCGGCCTTTTTCGCGCCCACGGGCGCCTTTCGGGCGATTATCACGGAAGACGGCGAGACGGCGGTCGCATAG